The following are encoded in a window of Panicum virgatum strain AP13 chromosome 5N, P.virgatum_v5, whole genome shotgun sequence genomic DNA:
- the LOC120675698 gene encoding ultraviolet-B receptor UVR8-like isoform X1 translates to MEAAAAAVAAAAPEEGRGEEEEEEAEWAWSWGAGTDGQLGNGGFDDHHLPQPLLLPTRCRGRVSLVAGGGAHAIALTSDGEVFTWGRGTHGQLGHGNLDSIPHPKFVKFLENHKVTCVSAGWNHSGFATDSGKLFMCGDGSFGQLGTGDNHSRNFPFEVAYFTAKHIEKLALGMRHSLVLLKDNSVYGFGSARRGQVGKCASRNGKSYNVPRLIDGFSDFKIVNIYANGDHSAALDEYGHLYIWGRALIGQHDNDHPCVVLPSLSISQVALGWHHALVLSAGELFTIGVYRHQKCDLPVPRNVVGQQSNTSGANSSHDSSSSLSATKKIPCIDGERVVQIASGTEHSAFVTDKGTVFTWGWGEHGQLGLGDTSDQVVPQRVNIAVSSGPRGVYCGSGFTIAVDLD, encoded by the exons atggaggcggcggccgcggctgtgGCGGCCGCTGCGCCGGAAGAGGGtcggggggaggaggaggaggaggaggcagagtGGGCATGGAGCTGGGGCGCTGGCACGGACGGGCAGCTGGGGAACGGCGGCTTCGACGACCACCATCTCCCGCAGCCGCTGCTTCTCCCCACCCGATGCCGCGGCCGTGTctccctcgtcgccggcggcggcgcccatgcCATCGCCCTCACAA GTGATGGTGAAGTATTTACTTGGGGTAGAGGTACACATGGTCAATTGGGTCATGGAAACTTGGACAGTATCCCCCATCCAAAATTTGTTAAGTTCCTTGAAAATCATAAAGTTACATGTGTATCTGCGGGATGGAACCATTCTGGATTTGCTACAG ATTCTGGAAAACTCTTCATGTGCGGAGATGGCTCGTTTGGACAGCTTGGCACTGGCGATAACCACTCTAGGAACTTTCCGTTTGAAGTGGCATACTTTACTGCAAAGCATATTGAGAAACTTGCTCTAGGGATGCGCCATTCTCTTGTCCTATTGAAAG ATAATTCTGTGTATGGATTTGGCTCTGCAAGACGAGGCCAAGTTGGTAAATGCGCTTCAAGGAATGGAAAGTCATATAATGTTCCTAGACTAATTGATGGCTTTTCAGACTTCAAGATAGTAAATATATATGCCAATGGAGATCACAGTGCTGCATTGGATG AATATGGTCATTTGTACATCTGGGGAAGAGCATTAATTGGACAGCATGACAATGATCATCCTTGTGTGGTTTTACCCTCTTTGAGTATTTCTCAAGTGGCGTTGGGATGGCATCATGCCTTAGTTTTATCTG CAGGTGAATTGTTCACCATTGGTGTTTACCGACACCAGAAGTGTGATCTCCCTGTGCCAAGGAATGTAGTGGGGCAGCAATCAAACACAAGTGGAGCAAACAGTTCTCATGATAGCTCATCTTCTCTGTCAGCTACGAAGAAGATTCCCTGTATTGATGGCGAACGGGTGGTGCAAATAGCTAGTGGAACCGAGCATTCTGCCTTTGTAACAG ATAAAGGAACAGTCTTCACCTGGGGGTGGGGAGAGCATGGACAACTGGGTTTGGGTGACACTTCTGACCAGGTGGTTCCTCAGCGAGTAAACATAGCTGTTTCTTCTGGTCCACGTGGCGTTTATTGTGGAAGTGGATTTACCATCGCGGTGGACTTAGATTAG
- the LOC120675698 gene encoding ultraviolet-B receptor UVR8-like isoform X3, whose translation MPSPSQVMVKYLLGVEVHMVNWVMETWTVSPIQNLLSSLKIIKLHVYLRDGTILDLLQFLFSDSGKLFMCGDGSFGQLGTGDNHSRNFPFEVAYFTAKHIEKLALGMRHSLVLLKDNSVYGFGSARRGQVGKCASRNGKSYNVPRLIDGFSDFKIVNIYANGDHSAALDEYGHLYIWGRALIGQHDNDHPCVVLPSLSISQVALGWHHALVLSAGELFTIGVYRHQKCDLPVPRNVVGQQSNTSGANSSHDSSSSLSATKKIPCIDGERVVQIASGTEHSAFVTDKGTVFTWGWGEHGQLGLGDTSDQVVPQRVNIAVSSGPRGVYCGSGFTIAVDLD comes from the exons atgcCATCGCCCTCACAA GTGATGGTGAAGTATTTACTTGGGGTAGAGGTACACATGGTCAATTGGGTCATGGAAACTTGGACAGTATCCCCCATCCAAAATTTGTTAAGTTCCTTGAAAATCATAAAGTTACATGTGTATCTGCGGGATGGAACCATTCTGGATTTGCTACAG TTCTTATTTTCAGATTCTGGAAAACTCTTCATGTGCGGAGATGGCTCGTTTGGACAGCTTGGCACTGGCGATAACCACTCTAGGAACTTTCCGTTTGAAGTGGCATACTTTACTGCAAAGCATATTGAGAAACTTGCTCTAGGGATGCGCCATTCTCTTGTCCTATTGAAAG ATAATTCTGTGTATGGATTTGGCTCTGCAAGACGAGGCCAAGTTGGTAAATGCGCTTCAAGGAATGGAAAGTCATATAATGTTCCTAGACTAATTGATGGCTTTTCAGACTTCAAGATAGTAAATATATATGCCAATGGAGATCACAGTGCTGCATTGGATG AATATGGTCATTTGTACATCTGGGGAAGAGCATTAATTGGACAGCATGACAATGATCATCCTTGTGTGGTTTTACCCTCTTTGAGTATTTCTCAAGTGGCGTTGGGATGGCATCATGCCTTAGTTTTATCTG CAGGTGAATTGTTCACCATTGGTGTTTACCGACACCAGAAGTGTGATCTCCCTGTGCCAAGGAATGTAGTGGGGCAGCAATCAAACACAAGTGGAGCAAACAGTTCTCATGATAGCTCATCTTCTCTGTCAGCTACGAAGAAGATTCCCTGTATTGATGGCGAACGGGTGGTGCAAATAGCTAGTGGAACCGAGCATTCTGCCTTTGTAACAG ATAAAGGAACAGTCTTCACCTGGGGGTGGGGAGAGCATGGACAACTGGGTTTGGGTGACACTTCTGACCAGGTGGTTCCTCAGCGAGTAAACATAGCTGTTTCTTCTGGTCCACGTGGCGTTTATTGTGGAAGTGGATTTACCATCGCGGTGGACTTAGATTAG
- the LOC120675698 gene encoding ultraviolet-B receptor UVR8-like isoform X2: MEAAAAAVAAAAPEEGRGEEEEEEAEWAWSWGAGTDGQLGNGGFDDHHLPQPLLLPTRCRGRVSLVAGGGAHAIALTSDGEVFTWGRGTHGQLGHGNLDSIPHPKFVKFLENHKVTCVSAGWNHSGFATDSGKLFMCGDGSFGQLGTGDNHSRNFPFEVAYFTAKHIEKLALGMRHSLVLLKDNSVYGFGSARRGQVGKCASRNGKSYNVPRLIDGFSDFKIVNIYANGDHSAALDEYGHLYIWGRALIGQHDNDHPCVVLPSLSISQVALGWHHALVLSGELFTIGVYRHQKCDLPVPRNVVGQQSNTSGANSSHDSSSSLSATKKIPCIDGERVVQIASGTEHSAFVTDKGTVFTWGWGEHGQLGLGDTSDQVVPQRVNIAVSSGPRGVYCGSGFTIAVDLD, encoded by the exons atggaggcggcggccgcggctgtgGCGGCCGCTGCGCCGGAAGAGGGtcggggggaggaggaggaggaggaggcagagtGGGCATGGAGCTGGGGCGCTGGCACGGACGGGCAGCTGGGGAACGGCGGCTTCGACGACCACCATCTCCCGCAGCCGCTGCTTCTCCCCACCCGATGCCGCGGCCGTGTctccctcgtcgccggcggcggcgcccatgcCATCGCCCTCACAA GTGATGGTGAAGTATTTACTTGGGGTAGAGGTACACATGGTCAATTGGGTCATGGAAACTTGGACAGTATCCCCCATCCAAAATTTGTTAAGTTCCTTGAAAATCATAAAGTTACATGTGTATCTGCGGGATGGAACCATTCTGGATTTGCTACAG ATTCTGGAAAACTCTTCATGTGCGGAGATGGCTCGTTTGGACAGCTTGGCACTGGCGATAACCACTCTAGGAACTTTCCGTTTGAAGTGGCATACTTTACTGCAAAGCATATTGAGAAACTTGCTCTAGGGATGCGCCATTCTCTTGTCCTATTGAAAG ATAATTCTGTGTATGGATTTGGCTCTGCAAGACGAGGCCAAGTTGGTAAATGCGCTTCAAGGAATGGAAAGTCATATAATGTTCCTAGACTAATTGATGGCTTTTCAGACTTCAAGATAGTAAATATATATGCCAATGGAGATCACAGTGCTGCATTGGATG AATATGGTCATTTGTACATCTGGGGAAGAGCATTAATTGGACAGCATGACAATGATCATCCTTGTGTGGTTTTACCCTCTTTGAGTATTTCTCAAGTGGCGTTGGGATGGCATCATGCCTTAGTTTTATCTG GTGAATTGTTCACCATTGGTGTTTACCGACACCAGAAGTGTGATCTCCCTGTGCCAAGGAATGTAGTGGGGCAGCAATCAAACACAAGTGGAGCAAACAGTTCTCATGATAGCTCATCTTCTCTGTCAGCTACGAAGAAGATTCCCTGTATTGATGGCGAACGGGTGGTGCAAATAGCTAGTGGAACCGAGCATTCTGCCTTTGTAACAG ATAAAGGAACAGTCTTCACCTGGGGGTGGGGAGAGCATGGACAACTGGGTTTGGGTGACACTTCTGACCAGGTGGTTCCTCAGCGAGTAAACATAGCTGTTTCTTCTGGTCCACGTGGCGTTTATTGTGGAAGTGGATTTACCATCGCGGTGGACTTAGATTAG